GCGTTTACCTGCAAAGTCGCTACGAGGTTCAGGTTCTCGACTCTTATGAGCTAGACAGTGGCTTCGATGACTGCGGCGCAATCTATACTCAGTGGAAGCCCATGGTAAACGCCGGTCGACCACCAGAGGTTTGGCAAACTTACGATATCCTATTCAAAGCTCCCCGCTTCAACGAATTGGGCGTAAAAATTGCCAACGCCCGTCTGTCAGTCTTATTCAACGGCATTTGGATTCATAACGATATCGAAATCCCCCAATTCACCGGCGGCCAATTCGATGAAAACATCAAAGAACCCGGCCCCCTAATGCTCCAAGATCACAACAATTTCGTCCGCTTCCGCAACGTCTGGGCGAGAAAGTTGGAACTGTAAGGATTAGGAAGAGAAGCATGAGGCAAGAAGCAAGAAGCAAGATTTGGGAAACAGAATGGCCGCTGAAAGTAACAACACGGGAATAAAGTCCTACGGGGATCTGAAGGTTTACCGCTCAGCATATGGCTTAGCGATGCAAGTATTTCGCCTGACAAAGAAGTTCCCTAAAGAAGAATTGTATTCTTTGACGGATCAGTTACGTCGAGCATCCCGTTCTATAGCAGCAAATATTGTCGAAGGATGGGCCAAACGACACTATGAAAATATCTTTAAACGTCACCTAATTGACGCCATTGGTTCATGCGATGAAGTAAAGATATGGCTGGACTTCGCTGTTGACTGTGAGTATATCTCTCATGAAGAACGTGATACACTAGCGATAGCATATGGAGAATTAGGCAGAATGCTACACGGTTTGTTTGAGAATTGGACAACATACCCATAGTCATAATGTTGGATGATAATTTAGAGATTGATCCCGAATCTTGCTTCTTGTTTCTTGCTTCTCTTAAAAGATATGTACAAAATCGGTCACCGAGGTGCGCCGCGGGTGACGCCGGCTAATACTATGGGGTCGTTTAAGGCGGCTCTTGAGAATGGTTGCGACTGGGTTGAAAGTGATAGTCGACCGGCAGCCGATGGATTTGTTGTGCTTGCCCATGACGATGTGATTAAAGACCGATTTGACAATATCTTCCGCATCAGCATCACTCCCTCTTCAACCCTTTCAAAGCTGGATTTAGGCAATGGCGAAGGGGTACCAACCCTTGAAGAACTCATCGATTGGGCTATCGGCCGCATCGGAGTAATGAATGATGTGAAAGTCGAAGGCTGCGAAGAACAAATCGGCGCTCAAATGATGAGATTGCCCACTGACCAACGCTGGATTCTAGGCGCTAAAGCCCTCAACATAAAGCGTTTCCGAGAACTATTCCCCGCTCTCTTCCTCTCCCAAACTTTCGGTCATGGTGAAGAAGAACGATTCATCCAATCACTCCCCCATCTCAACACCGAAGCCGTCACCCTCGCCTATCCCCTAATCACCCCCAACCGAGTAAATGAACTCCATCAGCGAAATATCAAAGTAATCGCCTGGACCGTCAACGATCTGACAACCGCCAAGTCATTGGTAGAAATGGGCGTGGATGGAATTATCTCGGACGATCAAAAAATATTGGCAGGTATAGAAGAACACTCTTTATAATTCAATCACCTGACTTCAAAACAGCCAAATGAATTGAAGACGTCTGGGGTACTATGCTATGGTGATGAATTTGGAGTAGGAGATCTGCTGTTGGAAGTTAAGAAGGGCCGCCGATTTACGCTTAAGAATGTGTTTGACTCCCCGATTTTTAACGAGAAGCCTGTTTTGTCGGGGCAGTGGATGGCGGATAATCGCCGTTTGTGCTTTGTTGAGAAATGGCCTAAAAGTAAGTTGAATACCATTTGGGCTTATGACAGCGAAACGCGTGAGAAGACACCACTGCTTGACCCAAGAAAGCTCAAGCTCAAAGGAGATAAAGAGCCTCGACCTTTGCGGGGGCATCGATGGTCGCCCAGCGAGCGGTTGCTTCTATTCCAAGGCGAAAAATCCGGTGTTCAGTTTGTCTATGACATGGAAACCTTCGAACTCATGCGGCTTACTGACAGCCCTTCCGATCAGATGAACATAAAGCTCTCCCCAGATGAGAAATGGCTTGGGTTCGTGCGTAAGAATAACATATGGGTTGTTTCCCTTGAGACCGATACCGAACTGCAACTGACCGCGGGGGCTGGCAAGTGGGTTTATAACGGGCGATTTGGGTGGGTTTATGGCGAAGAGTTAGGCTTACATGACGGATGGAGTTGGTCGCCCGACAGCACGCGCATTGCCTACTTCCAATACGATGAACGTCATGTGTCGGAATTCCCGCTTCCCATGTATGATGACCTCCATACCGAACCGCGCCAAACTCGCTACCCCAAAGCGGGCGATACTAATCCTTATGTCCGTATCGGCATCGTTCCTGTAACTGGTGGAGAAACACGATGGCTTGACCTCGACCCCATCGACCCAGAAACAAAGAAGCCTACGAGAGATTATTATATTGCCCGAATGCAGTGGACACTCGACGGCAAAGGACTACTCATTCAGCGCCTGCCTCGATTGCAGAACCAACTTGAACTCCTCTATGTCGATGCTGAAACGCTTTCGATTCGAACGGTATTAGAAGAGCTTGATGAAGCGTGGGTTGAAAAGGTGCATGATGTTCTTCAAATCGAAGGCACGGACGAATTCCTCTGGCCCTCAGAGCGTGACGGCTGGAGTCATTACTATTTGTATAACCTTTCAGGAGAGTGCCTTAGACAAATCACCAAAGGCTATTGGGATATTTGCGGCATCGCTAAGCTAAATTCAGAAACACGCACTGCCTATTTCACTGCAGCCTTACCCAACCCCGTTGACCGACAGGTTTTCCGTGTAAGTTTAGATGGCGGTGAACCGGAATGCATGACCCAAGAGGAAGGTTCGCACTCGATAACACTCAGCAAAGACTGCTCGCGCTATATTCATTCACATTCGACAATTAATTCCATTTCCCCAACTGTAATCAGGCGCTCAAATGGAGAGGTGATGGATACGCTCGGCGACGCCACTCCCCCTAAGCTGAGAGAGTTCAAACTCGGCAAATGGGAGCTATTCACTTTTACCACTTCCGATGGCGAGAAACTGTGGGCGAAAATGCTCAAACCGCAAAACTTCGATCCAACGCGAAAATATCCGGTGCTCATGTATACCTATGGGGGGCCTGGTTCACAGGTCGTAATGAATTCATGGGGCGGCGGGCGTGGGTTCTGGAGCCACATGCTGGCGCAGGATGGCAATATTTTATTCATGACCGATAACCGCGGGACGGGTTCGCGCGGTCGCGATTTTAAGAAGCAAACCTATTTAAACCTAGGCAAATGGGAAGTAAATGACCAGATCGAAGGCGCGAAATATCTGGCGAGCCTGCCCTATGTAAACCCAAAACGCATCGGTATCTGGGGTTGGAGCTATGGCGGCTACATGACCTGCCTGTGCATGCTCAAAGGCGCGGATGTGTTCAAAGCGGGAATTGCCGTCGCCCCTGTAACCGATTGGGCGCTCTATGACACAATTTATACTGAACGCTATATGCGCAGGCCAATCGATAATCCCGAAGGCTACAAAGAAAGCGCTCCCGTCAACTTTGCGGACAAGCTCAAAGGCAAACTGATGATCGTTCACGGCACCAACGATGATAACGTCCATTTCCAAAACGCCGCTCGGCTTGCCACTGCGCTTCAGGATGCGAACAAGCCCTTTGAAATCATGCTCTATCCAGGAAAAGACCACGGAATTGGCGGCCGTGCCAAACACCTCTTCACTATGATGACCGGGTTCATTAAGAGGAATTTATAATGATCCCTGGGTTCTTGGTAGCTTTTTTGTTTTTTCCGGGGGTGATTGTGCATGAGATGGCGCACCTGCTTTTCTGCAGGCTTCTCGGCGTGGAGGTAATGAAGGTATGCTACTTCCGCATGGGCAATCCTCCCGGTTACGTAATCCATGAGCAACCTGAGAATGCCTGGCAACAGATGCTGATTGGGATCGGGCCTTTCCTGGTGAATTCAATTCTGGGAGGGCTACTGGCGGGCGCTTTTATCCAACAAGCGTTCAGCAATGAGCTAAACTGGCCGGCAATCGTTTACACATGGCTTGGGATTTCAATTGCCATGCACGCTTTTCCAAGCATGGGGGATGCGAAAACTATTTGGCATAGAAATTGGTCAAAAAGTTCGCCAATTCTTACGCGTATTATCGGGGCGCCATTAGCAGCAATCATTTATCTTGGCGCCCTAGGGTCGGTAATCTGGCTTGATGTCGCCTACGCCTTTGGGTTAGCTTACTTAGTCTCTAAGTGGATCTTACCGGCTTTTGGACAGTATTAATATTAGGAGATAGGATGAATACGAACTTACTCTCGAGGAAGATAACGCCTGATGCGGAAGCTTTTATGGATTGCATCAATCGCAAAGGCACGCCTAAGCGTGTGCATTACTGCGAACTGTTTTTGGATACGGAAATTGAAGACCAACTATGCAGCCTTTATGGGCTTCTCGATGGGATTTCACCGGATGACCCCTTATTCGGAGTAAAGCGAAATGTAGCGGTTCAGCGGTTTATGGGTTATGACTATGTGCGCCACGGATTAGACGAATTCCGCTTCCCTCTTAATTGGCTTCCTATAGAAGACACTGCCGACATGAAACATGAAGGCGGACGCACTTATATGGACGAGCACAAAGGGCCAATCACCAACTGGGAGGAGTTCGAAAAGTACCCATGGCCTGATCCAAAAAAAGCTTCTTTGGCTGGCTTGGAATATCTGCAGAAGAACTTGCCGGATGATATGTGCATCATTGGGAGCGGGGGCTTCGGTCACTTCTGCGAGTTGTTAAGCTGGCTACTTGGCTATGAAACGCTTTGTTATGCCCTTTATGATGAACGAGATTTGGTAAAGGCGATAAGTGACAGACTTATACAAACCTATATCGAAGCAATAAAACTCTTCCTGCAATTCGACCGAGTTAAGGTCACTTGGGGAAGTGACGATATGGGCTTTAGAAGCGGCACTCTTATTAGCCCCGACGACCTGCGCGAATTCGTGCTGCCAGGACACAAACTAATGGCTGAAATGTCTCATGCGGCGGACAGGCCTTATTTCCTGCATTCCTGCGGTAATCTGGAAAGCATTATGCCCGACCTGCTGGATGACGTTAAAATCGATGCCAGACATTCGTTCGAAGACACAATCGATACAGTAATTGACGTGAAGAAGCAGCATGGTGATAGGTTGACCATCTTAGGCGGGATTGACGTTGATTTCCTCTGCAGGGCGGATGAGCAACAGCTTCGAAAACGGGTTAGAGAAACGCTTGAAGCGTGCCACCCCGGCGGCGGTTTCTGTTTGGGCTCCGGCAATAGTGTAACCAATTATGTGCCTATTGAGAATTACCTCATCATGATGGATGAAGGGCGAAATTTCGTTCCTTAAGAAAAATT
The window above is part of the bacterium genome. Proteins encoded here:
- a CDS encoding DUF1080 domain-containing protein produces the protein MSVLYKGTEGIPADAIVLFDGKDMSNWTKRKDGTPAAWKVENGYMEVVPGHGDILSKELFNDCQVHVEFWLPLMADCKGQARSNSGVYLQSRYEVQVLDSYELDSGFDDCGAIYTQWKPMVNAGRPPEVWQTYDILFKAPRFNELGVKIANARLSVLFNGIWIHNDIEIPQFTGGQFDENIKEPGPLMLQDHNNFVRFRNVWARKLEL
- a CDS encoding four helix bundle protein — encoded protein: MAAESNNTGIKSYGDLKVYRSAYGLAMQVFRLTKKFPKEELYSLTDQLRRASRSIAANIVEGWAKRHYENIFKRHLIDAIGSCDEVKIWLDFAVDCEYISHEERDTLAIAYGELGRMLHGLFENWTTYP
- a CDS encoding glycerophosphodiester phosphodiesterase, giving the protein MYKIGHRGAPRVTPANTMGSFKAALENGCDWVESDSRPAADGFVVLAHDDVIKDRFDNIFRISITPSSTLSKLDLGNGEGVPTLEELIDWAIGRIGVMNDVKVEGCEEQIGAQMMRLPTDQRWILGAKALNIKRFRELFPALFLSQTFGHGEEERFIQSLPHLNTEAVTLAYPLITPNRVNELHQRNIKVIAWTVNDLTTAKSLVEMGVDGIISDDQKILAGIEEHSL
- a CDS encoding S9 family peptidase, producing MEVKKGRRFTLKNVFDSPIFNEKPVLSGQWMADNRRLCFVEKWPKSKLNTIWAYDSETREKTPLLDPRKLKLKGDKEPRPLRGHRWSPSERLLLFQGEKSGVQFVYDMETFELMRLTDSPSDQMNIKLSPDEKWLGFVRKNNIWVVSLETDTELQLTAGAGKWVYNGRFGWVYGEELGLHDGWSWSPDSTRIAYFQYDERHVSEFPLPMYDDLHTEPRQTRYPKAGDTNPYVRIGIVPVTGGETRWLDLDPIDPETKKPTRDYYIARMQWTLDGKGLLIQRLPRLQNQLELLYVDAETLSIRTVLEELDEAWVEKVHDVLQIEGTDEFLWPSERDGWSHYYLYNLSGECLRQITKGYWDICGIAKLNSETRTAYFTAALPNPVDRQVFRVSLDGGEPECMTQEEGSHSITLSKDCSRYIHSHSTINSISPTVIRRSNGEVMDTLGDATPPKLREFKLGKWELFTFTTSDGEKLWAKMLKPQNFDPTRKYPVLMYTYGGPGSQVVMNSWGGGRGFWSHMLAQDGNILFMTDNRGTGSRGRDFKKQTYLNLGKWEVNDQIEGAKYLASLPYVNPKRIGIWGWSYGGYMTCLCMLKGADVFKAGIAVAPVTDWALYDTIYTERYMRRPIDNPEGYKESAPVNFADKLKGKLMIVHGTNDDNVHFQNAARLATALQDANKPFEIMLYPGKDHGIGGRAKHLFTMMTGFIKRNL
- a CDS encoding DUF3267 domain-containing protein, producing MIPGFLVAFLFFPGVIVHEMAHLLFCRLLGVEVMKVCYFRMGNPPGYVIHEQPENAWQQMLIGIGPFLVNSILGGLLAGAFIQQAFSNELNWPAIVYTWLGISIAMHAFPSMGDAKTIWHRNWSKSSPILTRIIGAPLAAIIYLGALGSVIWLDVAYAFGLAYLVSKWILPAFGQY
- a CDS encoding uroporphyrinogen decarboxylase family protein; the encoded protein is MNTNLLSRKITPDAEAFMDCINRKGTPKRVHYCELFLDTEIEDQLCSLYGLLDGISPDDPLFGVKRNVAVQRFMGYDYVRHGLDEFRFPLNWLPIEDTADMKHEGGRTYMDEHKGPITNWEEFEKYPWPDPKKASLAGLEYLQKNLPDDMCIIGSGGFGHFCELLSWLLGYETLCYALYDERDLVKAISDRLIQTYIEAIKLFLQFDRVKVTWGSDDMGFRSGTLISPDDLREFVLPGHKLMAEMSHAADRPYFLHSCGNLESIMPDLLDDVKIDARHSFEDTIDTVIDVKKQHGDRLTILGGIDVDFLCRADEQQLRKRVRETLEACHPGGGFCLGSGNSVTNYVPIENYLIMMDEGRNFVP